gccgcACTTGCCACCTAAACTTAAAAgtgctaaaacagattaaaactacctcacatttctaagcatctgggtaggcttgcctacacaagaatgtttttagcaggtgtcaaaaatagtggcgcagtgggttaaaccactgagcctagggcttgccgatcagaaggtcggctgttcgaattcctgtgacagggtgagctcccgttgcttggtcccagctcctgccaacctagcagttcgaaagcacgtcaaaatgcaagtagataaataggaccctctacagacagcgggaaggtaaacagcgtttccatgtgctgttctgatttgccagaagcggcattgtcatgttggccacatgacctggaagctgtacgccggctccctcggccaataatgcgagatgagcgccgcaaccccagagtcggtcacgactgggcctaatggtcaggggtccctttacctttacccaaaaagagtacagtgaaggtgcctgcttgatctcaataggccgggagttccaaagtttaacgaTTGAAGTGGTTAAGTGGGTGCATGTGTGGTAGGGTAATATCATGAGTAAATCAAGTTACTAAGGTCTTTCTGAACTAATAGAAACacattgaacttggcccagtagctaacaacagcaacagcaacagcaatatataaaaggatgccatatagaggagggagaaaggttgttttctgctgctccagagaagcggacacggagcaatggattcaaactacaagaaataagattccacctaaacattaggaagaacttcctgacagtaagagctgttcggcagtggaatttgctcccaaggagtgtggtggagtctcctttggaggtctttaagcagaggcttgacaggcatatgtcaagaatgctttgatggtgtttcctgcttggcagggggttggactggatggcccttgtggtctcttccaactctatgattctataattctaacaACAACTCAGTTGCCAGGGCCAATGCAGGGCTGTAGCTTTATAGGTTGAGCAGATAGGGAAGTGTGAGGTCAGGCTGCATGTAAGAACCCATAGACTGACTAGCTCATACCAGTATTTGCTACATAAACAACATGAAAACAAACTGTTGCGAACATCAATGAAAATTATCATTCACACCAAAGGAAACGGGGatgtttcaaaacacatttttaataacACTTGAAACAGGGTCTAATGTTTATTCATCAGATATAGTTTTACTGGTGATATTAGCTGTAAATTAACACTGAAACCAAGCAGAGAGAAAAGCAGGCTGACAAACACATTAGAAATTAATAAAGGAGTCCCCTGGGCTGTCTGATGGCCTATCAGGAAAGAAGATCTTGAAATATAgattgaaagcaaaacaaatcagGCAACGTTTATGTACTTTTTATTAGTAAATTTATAAATGCATAATGCAAAGATGTCCTGTTGATAAGAAGCCTGCAAAGATGtagagggagccaaagttgctgagcttctttggggggtgccagtgatctaccagtgatctaccacagatgtccagtgatctaccagtagatcaggatctacctgttggacatgcctggaataTTCTATAGCTGAAGAATGTCAATCTAAGATGGGTAAAGGCAAATACCTTACACAAGTGAAACaataacccaggggtaggcaacctaaggcccaatcgccttctcaatccagcccacagatggtccgggatcagcgtgtttttacatgagtagaatgtgtgcttttattttaaatgcatctctgggttatttgtggggcctgcctggtgtttttacatgagtagaatgtgtgcttttattttaaatgcatctctgggttatttgcggggcatagaaattagttcatccccccccatatagtctggcccaccacatggtctgagggacggtgggccagccaacagctgaaaaaggttgctgacccatgCAATAACCCTTTCTCCAATCTTAAAAATCTGGTTACATTCTTAATTGGCTaggacacgtgtgtgtgtgtgtgtgtgtgtgtgtgtgtacacacacacacacacacatgtatatataACAAATTGGAAACTCAGAATAGAAATATCAAagtttaaaaactaaaaaaacacTGCATTAGAACATGTAATATTTAGCTGTGCCTATAATCCACAAAAGTCTAAttaattttttgaaaaagaaaaagaaaacctcacCACAAACAATATGAAATGTGTCTgaaattatattataattatatggTGAAAGTTTTGGCTTCTGCAACCCATCAAGTGTTACCAGACGAAGTGAAACTGAGTGAAAGGAAGTCATGGATTTCACAATACTGTAGAGGCCTTCGGGAATTAGTGTTGCAGCTGTAGGGTTTGTTAGAATCTCCATTTAAATCCTCTGTAACCACACCTTTTCCCTGTGACCTTCTTAAGATGCAAGTGGGAATCTGTTCACCTGCAGTAGCAAAGGTGGACTTGTGTAAGATGGTGTATATGGTAACCCTCAACAGAATTCCCCGCCCCCCATGTGAACTCAGTGAAAGAGTTCTCTGTGCTTGCCTCCTTGCAGCCACAAAACCACAATCTGAAATGGAAGTCTGTCTTCCTCATTTTTGTTGTTTCGTACTTGATTGGCATCTGCAGACAAGTTAAAAAGCTACTGATATACTTCAGTATGTATAAAAATGGTTTAATGAGTGATTTAGAGAGAGAAATGTAGAAAGATGACCCAACAAAAGTATGTTGTGATAAGTTTCTTCCATTATTTAATCTTAAAAGATAAAGAAGATCCTCCTTCAgagttcctttatttcttttctcaATGTTCTTGTATTGAATCATTAGCACCAATAGGCAGGAGCTTTTCAAATATAGGACACTGAGCATGTGCATAGCctggatttattgggggggttagaaccaagttatctgcaaTACAATTGGTCgttagttaaatatttttatttattgattggggggcagctgcccccccctgcacCCACCATGCTAATGGCCATGGCACTGAGAAAGAAGTTACCAGTGAGCTGCTAAAATGAAATTCAAGGATAAATTAAATTCCAAAAATCATATTGGGACAATACTTTTATTATGCcaaccaaaatgttacaaaatagtgTGAAAGGTAGTTGGAAAACAAAGCAGGTATGGAGGAGAAAAAATAGGCTAGAAACATAGCCATCCGTGTCTGAATCTGGTAAGAATCTAAAAGCTGCAGTGTTGGAGGAGATAGCAGACATACATATAgaatcactgaattgtagagttggaagtgaccccaagggtcatctagtccaaccccttccaatgcaagaatctcaactaaggcaccCCTGTCAGGTGGCCACCCATCCTcagcttaaatacctccaatgaaggagagtccaccaccttcggaGAGAGTCTGTTCCAGGAGACTCTGGTGTTATGCACATTTCATGCAATGATGAATTCTCCATCTTTggaaatattaaaagcagttgcCCTTAAATCATTCAGGGTAATAGTGATTTAAGTTTTACTCTACTCATTTAAATTAAAGGACCTAGCTTAGTCATctgcattattttcagtgggcctGCTCTGCGTACAACATACCGGTAGTTGACTACTCTTAGATCTTAActgaaaatgaattatttatcCACACCTCAATTTAGGAGAAAGTAACAATATCCATAGCTCAAGGCATTGTCCTTTGCATCACTCAAGTAAGTGATTTTTTCTAGTTTTGCATAAACCTTTGATCTTTGGATGTTTTTTTAGTGAAGACAAACGGAAATGTTTTTAGACTAGGAGCATAGTTTTGGAAACATAACCATCCCAGTCCTGAAAGTTTATAGGCTGGAATCCATGGAATTGCCAagaaactccccccaccccacccctcaatatCCCTTGGACAGCTTTTTCACTAAAAAGATTTCTGGGCGCTTTTTTTAATCACAAAGAGCAAATTAGCATACAtgcagcagtttgtttgttttttaaggtggACAAGACTGATGCCTTAGGTGGCATTTGATTTGCTAGCATGCATAACTTTAATTTCAGCTATGAAGCCAAAAGGAAGCTTGATAATATATTACATCCATCATCATTCTAAGGGTGCTTTCAAACTATCACTAttttggcaaattcaggttgtacaaTTAAAAGATTTGTGCAACTTATCCTCGCCTTCATCAGAttgtgtgtatgtgatgaagACAGGCACATGTTAAATTTTACAAAGTTCCAAAATGCATGGCACCTACTTACATCACTGTGCTAAAGTGCCAGCAGGGCAATATAGGAATTCTGAAAAAAATGTGTAGTTTACTTTTGCTGCTGGTTGAAAGTGTCTAGCAGGCCTACCATAATGTTACTGATATAATGCAGGAAAAGGTACCATTAGCATGTTTCTGGATGCAAGGCAAAGAGGAACATAGCAATGGTTCTACATGATAAAATTAAGGGCAATGGCCTCATCTGAATGCCTTGCAGTGAGACTGCTGCTTCCCGTTCTCTGGAGCTCTGTATGTTCCCTCTCTAAAGAGAGAATGTCCTATGTAGTTCACTTCAAGCTGTCCGCCTTATCTATGACTGCTGTCAGGGATGGGCCACTCATGACGCAAGGTGAGGTAACCTCCTCTGGCAgcaggattcacaggggcagcagattcggCCTCCCAAGGAACGTATCACCCTCTACTGCACTGGCGGAGATGGCTGCAGCAGCACACTCCTTGGAGGTGAAatctgccacctccttggcaGCTTCCCCCTGGGCCTCCTTGACAGCGGCCTATTTTCAaacaggaggtgctgctggtctcctcccacccctagcgAGGAAATGGCAGGAGTGACCTCTGGagtctcctgggctctgcacctgCGTGGCATTATTCAGAGCGGgcaccttcccctccctccccacccccaagcgcCCTTCGATTCTCACTTCAACCATTGGGTAAACTTGTttctgatgcagatcttcactcaccccttcttccctagtgGAGAGTACCATTTTGTGTTCACCTCTGGTGCCAGCCCTGACTGCTGTTGTAGCTGTTTAGTGGCAGAAGGCAATGGGTAAATCCTTCCATGTTCTGAACTCACAATATTTTCTGCTAACATGCAGCTTCCAGGACAAGGATAGGGAGAGGGGAATAGAAAAcagaggaaagtggggggggggaatcattcaaGCTATGCAAGGGATGGTTACCCTTGTTTTGTGAGGAAAGCCTGTgtgaatactgtaaataaatactgTTTAACAGTCAGCCTCCATTACTTCTTAACATACCAGAGCAATGCCAACAACTTTGGAAAGAAGGCAGATAATCTCACGTAGAGGACTTTTGCACAAGTTACAAACAAGTATGACCTGCATACCACTTATGATGTGCAAAACGTACAAATTTTGCATCAGAGCCCAGTATATTTGGTAATCCAGTCCCGAAAGTAGGTCACTCGTGTGTAGACTCCAGGCTTATTTGGCTTAGCACATTCATCTCCCCAGCTCACTATGCCGACAAGATACCACATGTTTCTTGTGTCAGGTGTAACCAGTGGGCCACCAGAGTCACCctagagggggaagaaagggagtTTAATAAAACATTGATTTTCAGTAGAAGCAGAAGATTAAAGAGGCAGCATCAAGCtaaaatatattcatttcaaGTGAATGTTAAAAGTACATTCAGGTGTTGTACTTGCTGTTGTCCCTCCCTACCCATTTTGCGAAtgttatcccctccccccaaaccagaGGCAACAGGATAGCTATTTTTGAATTTTGCAACAGTTTAATCAAAGAGCCATGCATTTCTGCTGTGCCAGAAAATACATGGTGTTAACGGAAGCAATTATTTGTGTTGGGTTTCATGTGTGTATCTCTGGATCAGAGCCAGTGAGAGAGAAACTAGACTGAGTAGTAGTAGGATATATTTGCATGTTCGACACATACCGGTAGTGGTTATTCATTCAGAGAGAGGGCCCCTGCTTCATCCCACATTGATGTGTTTGTAAGAACAAGAAAAGAAGTCTGGATTTGAAAGATAACTGGTATTCCGCGAGTTCCAATAGGTAAAACACAAATggaaaaggcaggaaagaaagagaggaggagcaaaaaaaaaagacgaAAGGAAGAATGAGGGGGAGAGACCAGACTCAGTCCACAGTCTTTAGTCTCAGACATGGCTGCTCCTAAGGCAGACAGAAAAGAAATGAGTGGGAAGGTGCTGGCCTTACCCTCTGGGTATGCCACTCTGCTCTTGGGTTTGACCTTTGCACCGAAAACAGTTGAGTCTTTAGCTCTAGTTGTGTGCTGTGCTATGTGCAGACGAGGAACCCATATGGGGAACTGCAGAGACCACAAAGAAGAATGCTTAGTTTGAGCATGTACAGATGGAGCAACTAGAGCCAGCTGCTGTGTTTCACATTCATTCTCTCCAACAAGAGCTTCTctagagaagccatcccaataCAGATGGCGGATCTAGCCTTCCAGCCTTGAGATGGAAGCACAGACTCAGTTCAGGGCTCACTGTGGCAAGGACCTCTGCCTCTCCTCCGTTCTTTTGTTTTTAGCTGATTTATTTGTTTGATGTTGTGTTTTTACATCTACTGCTGCTTATTTCAttgattgcttttattttgtgcTCTATACCCCACCCTGGTGTCTGTATTAAtgaagggcaggttataaatattgCGTTTAATAAATAAGAGTAAGTACGGGACATTGAGGAAGGTTTCTAATACAagttgtacctcgggttgagtacacaatccgtttcggggtgctgtttgcaccccgaaaagtactcaacccgagtgGCACTTTAACGTATGCacaaagcaccaatagagcgcttctgcgcacgcgcgaagtgcgcagaacgcttctgcgcatgcacacgcagCGGAactcggaagtaaacacttccgggtccgccaagtacgcaacccgaaagtacgcaacccgaggtatgactgtactcaaaaCCAGGAAGTAATgttcctttaaatatatatattataaaattatatatatatatatatatatatatatatatatatatatatatatataataaatatatatattaaatatattcttCCCACAGGAATGTCACCTTTGTATACAGGGGATTAATTTTATCAGATGAGAGTGGACATACCTGACAGGAATCTACTCCTCCTTCCAAGTACCCAGCACATATCATCCCAGGTGTTATGGCCCCATTGTACACTTCTTTTCTGTTACAAGTGTTGGAGTCTATGAGCTTTACTGTTGCTTCTTGAAGAACATTAGGAGTTTCACCTAAAGGGAAAATATTCATCAGTGCATCAAATAATTTTGCTCTAGGTAAGGCAAGGCATAGAATAAACTTTTATGGTGTGTCATATAAGATTAGCCACAGCTGCTTAAACCTGCATGAATATAAGAGATTTAAGGGGGGAGATATTTGTGTCTCTGCTGTTGAGCCATTCCCTTCTAAGCTCCATGATTTCTTCTTCCACTCAGGCGAAGATTTCTTTCATCTTCTCTTCACCTTCCTTTCCTCTCACTTTGGCAGCTTGGGGGAGGGGTTTTTGCCCCTCCGCAATTATCGTTTCATTCCCTGCTCAGCATTTTCTCATCTCCACAGAAACCAGCAGCCCTCAGCAGTCTGCTGTCACTCCTCTGCTCCCTGCCTGGCCACTCCCTGTACAAGGTTCCAAAAACTGTATGTACAATTAGATGGGAATAGGGAAGTGTGAACACGTATATGCATTTTCAGCATAGCCCAGAGGCCAGTTTAAAGATGGCATTGGTGATTTAACATAATCTCCTGTGCAAAAAAGAATCCATTCCTGTCTTCATCTCCTTAAATCTTAACACTGAAGAAAGATACGTTCCCACCTCTACCCTTAATCTTATCATATGAAATACTGTCTTCTTCTAAGTAGATGTGCTTACCATCATCACTCATTGCTCCCCATCCTGTAATAACAGCATCTATATTATATGGAATCATCTCACTTGCATCTGGAAGGCAAACCCGATGAACAGCGCTTGTGAAGTCCACACCTTTAGCCAGCTGCAGAACAGCAATGTCGTATTCATGGGCTGGATAACGGTACTTTTCATGAACTATAATGGTCTTGACAGGCCGTACAAGTAGTGAAGGTGTCAAATAGGTTCCAAAGCTAACAGTCCATAAGCGTGGGTTACTGGACCTGAAAAGAAGCAACAGAGTGAATCCCAGCATTGCTGAACTTGTTCATATGCAGATACAcaacagaaatacagtggtgcctcgcttaacgaatgccctgcttaacaaaatttctgcttaacgaaaggatttttcgagcggaggttgcctcgctagacgaattcgttttatgaaaaatttgtctagcaaatcgcggtttcccataggaatgcattgaaattcaattaatgtgttcctatgggcaaaaaaaaattcagaaaaaaattcaatgcattcctatgggattcgctagacgaatttttcgttataagaaaagacccgtggaacgaatcaaattcgtctagcgaggcaccactgtactagactCCAAGAGAAAGCAGAGAAGGGCTACATGTATTCTAGCTCCTGTTGAACTGATTATGATGTTACCAATCAGCATTTTGAGATTCTTTGTTGTCTTCATCTTTTctaaagaaaaagcaaagcaacaagcTACAATCCTCACGGTCACACAAGGCCTTGGAAGTATGTGAACGGCATCTAGTGAAGACCCATCTGTGAAAGGATTTGAGAAGGACCTCCACTTTGGTTGGTGGAATGTTATTTCTCTGCACAAGCTGCTATTCCTCCTTCTCCCATTGCTATTCATATCTGTCTCCCCGATTCTGAGTACTTTTGTCAGTATACATGTCCCCAAATCAATATGTGATGAGCTAATACAAAAACTGggagaggattttttaaaagagcatcaGTGGGCAGGAGGAGAGGTTGCTTAaccaaggcatccccaaactttggccctccagatgttttggcctacaactcccatgatccctagctaacaggaccagtggtcaggggtgatgggaattgtagtccaaaacatctggagggccaaagtttgggggtgcctggcttaaccCTTCCCATGCCTGCTAGGTTCTTCTTGACAAATCGGAACTCCCAGCTGAGAGCCCAACTAGAGAAGAGCAGTATAAATGTGGCAGAGGGAGGAGATGTTATTTACAGATGATAATTCTCAAGAGGGGGGAAGGTTATGCATCCCTCGCCCACTGATTCCCTTCCAATACTTACAACTCACATTAGCAttacaaagaaaacagaatattGTGAGTCCACTGTTTAATCTCTACAACATGTATTTCTAGCTAAGGCCATACTCTAGGctaggtatccccaaactgcggccctccagatctttcggcctacaactcccatgatccctagctaacaggaccagtggtcagggatgatgggaattgtagtcccaaacatctggagggccaaagtttgggggtgcctgctctaggctgtCCCTATAGTTCTCCTTTCTTGACAGATACCACCACTCCAgttcctctccccacaccccaaaaacTAAAGGCAGATGAAGCTGTACAAAGTAGAAATGTGCATATGTGCTtaatttatacagtggaacctcgggttgcggacgtaatccgtgacaGAGGCACGtccacaacccgcagcgttcgtatCCTGCAGCCGCAAGCcagaaaacccggaagtaccggttagggttacttccgggtttagccgcttgcacatgcgcagaagcgctaaatcgcgcttcacgcatgcacagaagtgccaaatcgcatCACGCAcgtgcgaggtaccactgtaattgggaaTCAGCTGATATCTGAAAAATGACTCTTACCCAGAGCAGTGAttactccaggcataggcaaacttagcgctccagatgttttgggactacaactcctatgatccctagtttgcagggccagtggtcagggatcatgggaattgtagtcccaaaacatctggagcgtcaagtttgcctatgcctggagtaaTCACTGCACTGGGTAAGAGTCATTTTTCAGATATCAGCTGAtccccaattacagtggtaccttgatttaagaaCAGCCCTTTTTACGAACTATagatgtaaaaggtccatgtttgtgtttTATGACCTTTCTCCGCAACTGCTTAACCaattgcattgaaatttggacacaatgtcatATGCAAATATCCAAGGGTTTACATACCatttgcatagacagatgtcacacctacagCACGTAAAGCAGATAAAACCCACTGTTtccgaacacaaaactcagataGCCGGAGATGCtaggagcacaggagaggttgcacaacagcggcctctagcagcggctacactggtactgcaggtaggaaatcttCCCTCTCCACAACATCTAGGCTcagctttacagactaggccgagcagaggtgggggctctcctgggtggggggaggaggggcgtgAAAGGTCATGGCTCgagacagggtggggccaatcacagagatgagccacagcaatgtgtggccgggccagctagtttggtATACGAACTCCgtaaaaccagaagtagtgttctggTTAGTGAATTTTACTACAAATGGAAGCCGagcagtggaagggcaccagcgttgggaggcctcattagggaaagcgcacctcagtttaagaacggtttcggtttaaaaatggacttctagaacagattaagtttgtaaaccgaggtaccactgtactgaacttTTCCCTAATGTGGCAgcagtgtttttaaatgaaaagcagttTGCAGAGACTGCAATGTTGAGTGAAAGACCAGTAAGGTGAGGAAAATGGCAGCtcctacagtaatacctcgggttacgaacacgatccgttctgggtcgcagttcgtaacccgaaccaccattttgcgcatgcgcaaaccgcgcgtgctgcttctgcgcacgcgcgtgcggcgaaaatacttccgggtttgcacagttcgtaacccgaggtgttcgtaacccgaggtgttcgtacccgaggtacgactgtacttgcatTCATTGTTGTTCCCCAGCTATCACAGTAGGTGTCAAGAACAAAGTAGGCTTAGATCAAAATTACAACCCTGCAGCAGCTGCTTTTGGTAAAAACAAAGCGGGAGCTGGGATTCACGCAAATAAACTTCACCTGTAGGCTAGGCCTATGAGTTCACTGCAATAATACATCCCTTTTGTTCCTTCTGATTTTTATATAAAGGCCTGTTCTACAAGAACTTTTATGCTGTGAATGGGCTATAGCTCATGAGAGGAAACATgctcagcatgcagaaggtcccaatttcagtggctggcatctccagctaaaaagGATCATGTGCTGGAAAAGACCACTGCCTGAGTTCCTGGAGATAAAATGAATTGCCCAGTGTTGTCTACTTGGTCaaagtagacaatgctgagctattaattttatttaataaaatttgtataccgcctttcatttcatttcaagaatgtcaaggtggttcacaaacaAAACGATCAAGTTACTtcaataaaacacatttaattgttatttattaaatttctataccctacttcatctgaggatcataaTAGGGGACAGATAAGAAAAGTGTGCacaagtatatgcattttaaggATAGCCCAGAGACCAGCTTAAAGGTGGCAGTTGGTAGTTTAATGTAaggaaaggtaaaaggtaaaggaccccagatggttaagtccagtcaaaggcgactatggggttgcggcgctcaattcgctttcaggccaagggagcctgtccacagacagctttccgggtcatgtggccaccatgactgtaccgcttctggcgcaacagaacactgtgaccggaaaccagagcgcacagaaacactgtttaccttcctgtcacagcagtagctatttatctacttacactggcgtgcttttgaactgctaggttggcagagcaacgggagctcacccagtcacggggatttgaactcacgaccttctgattggcaagcccaagaggctaagtggtttagaccacagtgccacccacttaaTTTAACATATAATTCAACCATGTCCTGTGCACTGGTGACAGATATGTTCCTCAAGTTAAAATATCaatcataataaaacactaaaatgtCACAGTAATGGGGAACAGTAGCAACTGGTAAAGAAATTGGTAAAGCAACAGCTAGAGCCCACCTGTTCTCTCCCCGGGAAGATCATTCCGCAAGGTAAGCTAAAtgagcagcttcatatgttctcAACAAGTCAGCAAGACATCTCTCATGACATCAGAGAGCTTGCTTAACTTTATAATTCAACCAGTACATACATTTCTTATTCCAGTTGAAAACTTACTCTTTGAAGCAATGAGCTGCAGACACAAGCCACGTGTTACTGATCAGCGTTGCACCACAACGATGGATGTTATTCCGCATGAGACTGGCCTGCCATGGCCACTCTCCAGACCCCCAGATCTCAACTCCTCCAGTTATTCTTGGAGAAACTGTTGATCTGTTATATCGAAGCCCACAGACTGTTAATGTCAAGAAAAAGTTAGATGTTGAGGTTTATGAAATAAGCCTGCTGATCTGTCTACCGCGGTGTATgtgtataccaggcatgtccaactcccaagagactgtgatctactcccagtataaaaaaactgtCATTGGAcaattgtcattggagggaggaggagcgtgcatggggtgggtggattgcccacaGCTTTTTAGCTTTCCCCCATAACTTTTTTTGTACACGATAGGGATCcc
The window above is part of the Zootoca vivipara chromosome 13, rZooViv1.1, whole genome shotgun sequence genome. Proteins encoded here:
- the LOC118094551 gene encoding transmembrane protease serine 11E-like produces the protein MGMNRNKSPDTGGVIAQVVLMFLFSSTDNTALRMAVDKILQERLKMYPGSARINLSSSTLTVCGLRYNRSTVSPRITGGVEIWGSGEWPWQASLMRNNIHRCGATLISNTWLVSAAHCFKESSNPRLWTVSFGTYLTPSLLVRPVKTIIVHEKYRYPAHEYDIAVLQLAKGVDFTSAVHRVCLPDASEMIPYNIDAVITGWGAMSDDGETPNVLQEATVKLIDSNTCNRKEVYNGAITPGMICAGYLEGGVDSCQGDSGGPLVTPDTRNMWYLVGIVSWGDECAKPNKPGVYTRVTYFRDWITKYTGL